The genomic stretch AAACCGTTAgggcgaaaaagagaaaaaaaaaacgagaacgGAAGCTCAAGCACGCGTGCGCGCGCCCGTGGGTTTGTATAATCGACCATCCACGAAGTAGGAGCGGAATCGCGAACCTCGGGGTCCTTGGACTCGAAATCCATGGGAGTGGCCACATGGAAGACGCCGGTGCAGCCATTGATGGCCTCGTCGAAGCTTCCGGCTTCGGTGAGGTCGGCCTTCCACAGCGAGAGGCGCGTCTTGGCCTCGGGCAGGTCCAGCAGATGCTTCACCTTCTTCATGTTATCTGTTCCCACACCAAAGGCACACGCACAAAAAGTCCAACATCATTCAATACAGCAGAAGAACCATTTCAACTCTCCCACAAAACATCATCGGCCCATGCTAAATCGGGCAAGCCGAAAGTTAGGAGCGGTGTTCGACGGGTACTAACTGGGGTCGCGGACGGTGGCGCGGACGGTGTAGCCACGCTCGAGCAGCTTCATGACAAGCCACGAGCCGATGAACCCGGCGGCGCCGGTGACGCACACGACTTGGAATTCCGATCCCATAGTTGTCcctgattcttcttcttcttcttcttctttaattgAAGGTGATAATGGtttgttttttacttctttctgATTTTTGCAAGGTGATAATTTAAGGGGAGCGAATCAGCTGGGGCGGAGCTTTCGGGGAAGCGAAGTGAACTAGTGACCTACCGCTCAAACCACACCCCTTGCTCACGTGACCAACCGACAGATATGGCACGTGCGTGGTGGCTGAAAGCTCCTAACCCCACCCACTTCCCAAACCCTAACATTAGCATCAATGTATTAGGCTAGTACCATCTGACcagttaaaaaaacaaaaaatgttagGCTAGTACTAGGATCAGACAAAATTGACGAATTAAAGCGTGTGTTAAGTGACTAAGCAACAAAAAACTACAATTTGTGATGCAGAAGATTTCTCCCACGACACGcgtaatcaacaaaaaaaaaaaaaaaaaaattctctgagTCTTTGAGCCCCTCCTCCACAATCCACAAAGGTTTTCAAGAGCAGACACGTACAAAAATACGGAGCACATTAATCATTAGATTAAACTTTATAGTCTTCAACGCATCGATCGTCCTCATGTTATGCGCAATCAATGTCTTGTTGAGCGTTAATCATTAGATTAAATTTTATAGTCTTCAGCGCATAGACCGTCCTTGTGTTCTGCTCAATCAACATCTTGTTGAGTAGATTTAAGAAATGTGGTCGGAACCTTTATCGGCAAGACCTATAATTTCTAGAGTTAAATTCGCTTTCGATGCAAGAAACTTAACGATAGCCCCACTAATTTGTGACCCCCATAAGGTTGGTCCCCCGGGAATTCCCATTGCGTAGAAACACTTCAACGGAAGAAGAGGGAGGAAAGGtctaaaaaacaagaaataattttccaagttttttccctctcttttttattcttaGTGTCTTGGGTTTGTAGATTTCTCATAGTGAAAGAGATATATACTTCGGTATAGTATCCGTATAATCCCCATCGGGTACGGTATTTTGTCCCTTACTTTCATGCCTTAGACGAAATGATCCAAACCCACACGAGGGCGCTCCTAGAAGTAAAGAACGAACATCGTGATTTGAATATAGGCCTTGAGCAACGGTGGTAGCGATTATAATTATTAGATGTGAgaagggagaattaccaaaaaagttttgaacaatatgtcaattcggtcctttcaacccattttggccggaaaattgctgacgtggcatgACTGGTGTTgaggtggataatttttaataatattctactatttatttaatttttatttgtctatatgtttttattttcttttttttccttcctcttcctccggCACGGGCGAGCTTCGCTAGAggtcggcgaggtcgaccttgtCGGCCCTCCCATCTGGTTAGTTATCGAACTTGGCGACTACTTGGAAGAGGGAGgaagggaacaaaaaaagagaaagaaaagaaaagaagaaaaaggaaataaaatttgaaaaatttaaaaattaatatattagTAAAATGTCCACTTCAACACTTGGCGTCAGTGATTTCCatccaaaattgactagatggattgaattggagtaaatgtaaaaggtttaagactcaattgaaaaaaaaggtggggttgatgactgaattgacacaattgcaacagatttaagacttttctaATAACTTTCTCGggtaaaaaaagttaaaaaatgctTGCCTGACAAGACTCACAGGGACGGTACGATACAATCTCAACATTAGATTCTCACACCATCATcacatattttgcataaataacTTATTGATTGGAATATCGTTTGATcaaaaataattgacagtaCCAGtatcttcccaaaaaaaaaaaaaaaaagaactcaacaTAATTATGGGTAGCTAAGGCAAAACCTAACGGCCCCATCAAAGTTAGGAAATTTTCACCAACCAGCCTAAATTCCTATTCTCAAGCGGAGCTCCCGAAGATGACAATGAAGTAAAGAACAAAATGTACTGGTTTGACCAATGCAAATGATGGGTAGCTAATTGCAAAAACTGCAAAACCTAACAGCTCCCTCGAGATCAGAAAAAAACTTCACCAACCGGCCTTTTAAGTTGCTAACCTTCTCGAGTAGGAGGCCAAGGGTCAAGATGAGCTCCAAGCCAAAGTTCCCTCTCTCTTGGGGTCGTAATTGGAGCAAAACGTGCCTGCCAGATTGGTGTTTGGTCTTTGTGGGGGGTCATGGAAATTGGTTAGGTTTCTTGAAGAAATCACGCGATGGCCTGAAGATCACCTACCCCTCAAGTCCCACTTCACTTCTTGATTCTTTGGTTTGTtcggctcggctcggttcgCTCGGTTCGGATCCTTGTTAATTTAGAACGATTCGAACATGTTCCGAGCTGCGAACTGGAATTTCGAGAGATGGGATCTCTATCGCGAGACCGACATGTGTATATTGACTGGAACTTCTCTCTAAGACCAGGGGTGAGCGCGAATAGGTTGGCGGGTAAAGGGAGCCAAAGCTCCCCGCGGTCAACGATGTCAACTGTCAAGTGTGAGAGTAACACGTTCCTGTGCTAAACCAGTCACCAAACAAGAAGACCTCACGACCCGCGACTTGCAGCTTTCACAGATTGCTAGACATCTCCACGTCTTGGACTCGGGACATCTACTTAGGCTTAAAGTTTCAAAGACATTAGATTAGCAGTATACTGAGAAAAGATTCAATGGAGGGCAGCTTTGGAGGCGGAGACCTAGGAGCGAGGAGACCCTACAAGTCTCATCCGTCAATCATTTCTCTTGTTTATATGTATTCTTGTCGAAGTTTGTGAATCAGCAGACAACAAAAGGCAGAACAAAGAGACCGAAATGAACAGCAGAACAAGGTAACAAAGAATGGGAGAGAGAACTGTCACTTTTATCTTACCGAATCTGCTAATTTCGAAGGCGTAAACGGTACGGCGATCACCAGAACGCAAGGCATGAGAAACGATAAGGACCTGAAGAGAGGGTGATGCATTCATGGCGGGTGTTAGAACTGTCTCATTTTCATGTGGTCCTAGTCTCTCTACATATGATATGTACATCCCATTGCACACGGCAACTGTGTTTCTCTTATTCAGCATATGCATCTCACTAGCTTCTCGTGTTATATGCATCTCACTAGCTTAGTTACATAACCGACAGCTACTTTACAACCGAGCATCGAGTTTCTCCGGACTCAGGAAAGCCGCGAAAACAGCAAAGTTGTGTGCGGATTTAGCCAGCTTTGTTCTGAATCAGACACATGCTATGATGTCCAAGACTCCCACCGgtcttgttttgttttcttctcaaaCGACGGTTCCATCTTTGATAGTTGCGTTTTTCAGTATGACTGTTATCCCCGACCTGATGTAGAATCCTTCTTCTGGTCTATCAGCTTCTTCAACGCCCTGTAATTGGAAAGATCGCATCCATTCATAAATTTCAGAATGGAAGTGAAGTATCAGAATCGCAAAAGGGCAATACTAACTTCGGTGTTGTGAATAACCACATTTTTTCCTATCCGGGCATTCTTGTCGATTATGCAGTTCCTTGAAAAAgcagaagaaagggaaattgtCAGTGGAAGGATTAAGAAGTATTCTATTAATAACCTGTCGACTCAAAACTTCCTGTAGACATGCCCtattcaaagaaagaaaaattacctgATTTTAGTATTTTGTCCAACCCCGATAGGAACCTTCCCTTGTGCCAGAAGAGATGCAATTTCAGCTTCAGTCTGATAGTAATCTGCACCCATCATCATGGTATCCTGCAAATTCAAAGGCGTCTCAAAAACCAGCACCCATCATGTATGTTGCCATTGCTACAGAAATTGGCACACAAACTAACCCGAGTTACGAAGAAAGTTTAGCGAATTTAATGTCTATACTGATGACTTGCTTATTACATTaccttgacaaaaaaaattacgaccATCGAGTAATCAATTGGACTCGTATCAGAAGCATCCTGATTTTGTTCAAGTCTCAGCTTCAACTTGAAGAAATACAACCCATGGATGAAgatatcaaagttcaaaaataTCATACTGGACACCAGACTTATATGAACAAATTGAATGGCACCATTTGCCCCTGTTAAATATGGTCCACCACCTCCAAAGTTCTATTGGGATCTATTAACCAAAATGTCAACATCCCAACAGCATCATCAAAGAATCTGAAAACTAATTTTCTCAAGCATTCCCCATTATGATCTTCAAAAGTCGAAGAATGCATATGAAAGCAGCTCACCTTAAACTCAACACCATAGTCTAAACGCGAGCGCACGCCAACAATGGAGTGTTCAATGCTACATTCTTGCAAGAAGCAACCGTGAGAGATTATTGCATCTACAATCTGCAAAACAGTTCACATAAGTGACAGATTTAGACCAAAACAACATCAGAGACTGATCGAGTTGACAAGCTTACCTGGCATTTATCAACTTTACTGGGGGGTAAGAACCTTGGAGAAGTGTAGAAAGGTGTTTGAGGATCATAAAATTCAAACTTCGGAGGCTACATTACAGGAAATCAACCCGCTATTAGAAAAGCCACTGTCTCCTCAAAGGACAAAAGGTATCACTTTATGACAGCTAGAGTTTGAAGCTTGAAGCTTCTATGATGTTATAAGAACGTGATTGAGATGAAGCCCCAGATTGACATAGAAATTGCGGCCAACAAGATCTAAAGGGTAACTATTTTTCCAGCCCTAAGGTTAAGCCAGCATATCAAGTGATTAACAAGTATAAAAGGTGATGACAGAATTAGCAAGATGACGCTGTCATCTCCACCTTTGAGTTATCGACCAGAAGAATAATAATTACAGATGCAATACCATACACACACCTGCTCTGTTAGGGCCAAGTTAGCGTCAAAGAATGACTTGATTGTTCCAATGTCCTCCCAGTAGTCATTAAACAGATATGCCTGACAAATCAACAAATTCAGATAAGTCAGCATTTCCGTTAAGGTAGCTTACAAGTacaaattgcataaaaatacaCTTCTccaaggaaggagagagagagaccgcgACTTAGTCTATGTTGAAGACAAGGTCCTGACCTGGACATTATGCTCTGTAACAGCTGACGGAATTATTTCGGAGCCAAAATCATTGCATGAGGGGTAGCTCCACCTCAGAAGCTTTAGTAACACATCGGTTTTGAATACATAGACGCCCATTGAGGCAATGTATGGGAAGTTCACAGCATCTTGCTTTGATAGTCCAAGAAGAGTAGTGTCAACTTGCTGTGGGCACACATTTGTGCAGGAGACAAGAACCCAAATAAGAATAGCAACTAGTTGATGCAATTCGTGCAGAGATGATGTCTGCTAAGGAAACAGTCAAAGCAGTCACGTCAAATTATAGAAagatgtttatttcattattgaTACCATTGCCTTCAGCTCATTGCCCTTTGGTTTTTCGGCAAATTGGATGATCCGTCCAGTTCTGTCAATCTTCATCAGTCCATAATCTGATGCACGACTGCAGCAACAAAAACCACAAAGGGTTAGTTGCAAAACTGATAAGTAGCACTCCATTCAGTACAACTGAAAACAGATGTAAGAACAGTATATCAAGAAAATTTGGTTTTCCCAAACATAATTGGAATGTCAAGGAGAACTGAGCTTAACATGCCCTTACATCTTCGAACGCAATATACTAAACCACAAGAAGTACCTGTCATCCATCGGGATACATGAAACTGTGATATCGGCATTTGTATCAATATGCTTCTGCAATCAAGCCACAACTGGTCAGTTGAAACTTACAAACATATGAGATAAAGGACTGGATGATGAAATCTTCAAAGTACCTGCACAAAATCCATGTAATTCATCCGGTACAGGTGGTCACCGGACAATATCAGGATATGCTCCACATTCTTGTTCTTGGCATCCTGAGAAAATAATTGAAACCAACATCCAACTTCAAGAGGAACTTCAAAAAACTTTTGCACAGGTAATTGCCAAAACCGTATGCACTCACCTCAAAGACCCATATGAATTGCCTGACAGCATCAGCAGTTCCCTGGAACCACCTCTTCCCAGCTTCACCAGGAGTTTGAGTTGCCGCAAGGACCTGTTTCCGTCACCAATGTTTTTCATATTAAATTCGGTCTATTCTAAAGTCGTCAGGAATCCAGGATAAACGGATAGTAAAtcggaaaaaaatttatacCTCCATAAATCCATCGCCAAAACTGACTCCATTGTCAAAGTTGTACGCCCGTGAAAGGTGGCGATTGAGGGAAAAGGAATTAAACTGCGTTAAGATGAATATTTTTCTGATACCACTGTTAATGCAATTGCTCATTGGAATATCAATCAACCGGTAGCATCCTCCTATAGGAACCTGCAGATTTGACAAAATCACACAATTGATTATACAATTGAGAGTGTCATGTGGGTAAAGAACGGGCATATACAAATGATCACTTACTGCTGGCTTGGCCCTTCTGCTAGTAAGCGGAAACAGTCGTGTTCCAGCACCTCCTCCCAGTATAATTGAAGCAACACTCTTCGGATCTGCTCTTGGAGTTTCCAACACTGGAGCTTGAAAAGCCTGAAATCATAGTTCAAGGAAAGTAACAAGTAACCCACAcgaggaaattttttgaaaaaaaaaaaaaaaaccgaaaatcaGCATATTGAGATCAAAACTAAGAACTTGCCCTTTTTACACTCCCCCCCGTTGAAACATCAACACTGAAATGTAAAACTACGGAGccataaaaaagaacaagaggCTGAGAAATGCAACATCCATCATACCGTGGTCTCTTTGTCAATGTCTGAAGTAAAAACAGAGTAAGCAATCCCAGGTTTAACACGTCCAATCCTTGTTTCACTTCTCAAGCTCTTACATAACTGAGCTCCAAATTGCTTAttaagaagcccaaccctcgtgTTTTCACCCCAGAACCCCCTACAATCGAGAATGCCTCCTCCTGGCACAGGTCGCGCACTGACCTTCAAGCTCGCAAAGCAAGAATCCATCACTGCAAAACAGACCCAGAGACGAAGAAGCAGGTACCAGATAAATTTCGGGCTCAAGATTCAAATGGGCATCGCAAATTTCGAACGAACCGAAGAACCTACAAGCTAAAGATCACAACTTGCCATCAATACGAACGATCtgagagaaaaatataaaagcaaGAACACTTTCCAGTGCACTTCTGATCAAGAAAAGCtacaaaaatatgtaaaaaggtGATGTGAATAAAGAAAGACTTGTCACCGACCCGGACGATCTCTGCTCCGGAAAGCGATCGAAACAGTGCTTGACACGAAGATCTGTGAAAAGTCCTCCGACGAAGGTGGTGCAAAGCCCAGTCCACCAAGATTTCTAGGAAGGAGCGAGAGCGAGGAAGAGAGTGAATAATGTGATCAAAGAGAGGACGCTTTAGACATGCTCAAGACCCATGTGAAGTTGGCGTGAAAGCTTAGAGCTGTCACTGGTTTAGCTGCGACGGCTTCGGCGAGTGCTTTCGCTGCGAGCCGTCAGAAACTTCGAATCCCGAATCGCGATCACGGGTTTTCCTTTCGCTAACTGGAAATTATTAAGTTAAAAATCATATCTTCGCTTGATAGTTTGTAAAGTTCAGAGCGATTAACCATACCAACAGTCGGAAAATCCATGAAGAGCGGGGGTGACACGACTGGCCGTTCAGATTTCACAATCAAGAAACTTTCCAAAGATAAAAAAGGCATTATTAGTCACTTAACTATAGTGGCAGAAAAGTTAACAGAGTTGAAAAAAAAGTGGACTCCTTAATCTagcccaataaaaaaaaactgtcgAGCCCAtcaattatactttttaaattaagtatttatcttttcaatttctctaatcaagtcattttatttgcacaaaaaatcGAGTACTCAAGCACCAAATTCAGTTCACACAACCCTCAAAAGTCATCGAAGCATGACTTGAATTAAATGTTGCCACGTAGACAACCATCGTGACCGCTGAAAACTCAATTCAGAGCTTCattcaccattttttttccctctctcgtTCATTCACTAATATGGGAAGTGTCCGTGTAAGTAATATTTGATCTATGTTACGATAAGACATCTTTCGAAGGCCATGTTAGTAGGATTTGGTGTCTAAGGAACTTGATCAGACATGTATAAGTAGCGCCACTTGCTTATCAGAAAAGGGcagaaatgaaaagtaaaacTAAAAGCTTTAGTTGTTATAAATATAATGgtaagaaaaacaaacagagtCAAATGTTGACTTGCTAGTCTGGCCAATCAACActgttctcttcttttcttccttatgGGTCACCCAATAATATTTAGCCTTGCAAGATGATCCTGCGGATTCACATGGGATTTCACATGACTCTTGCTACTCGGGTCAGAGCGTAAACTAGTAATACTTTCGGCTCTTGGACTCTCACCATCTAAAGTGCATCATTTTACTATTTCGTCTAGCAGCACGATACTTTGTATTGCTTTCCCATAAtcttgttttcatggtttaggCTGCTCTCATTTCGCATGCCGATATTATGGTAAtcgtttttgctttcttttcctcttgctACTAAGATGTTCGGTTCACAAGGTTGTCTCTTGCCTACCCATAGATTCAGTAGCAGTTCGAAAGATTGACATATTCGGGAATCTTTTCGTTGCTTCCGTTTGGCATGGCGTATATGTGGTCTAGAATTAGAAGTGGAAGATTGTGCTACAGTGGgtcaaattcaaaaataatcCGTACAATTAATTAAGCAAACACGATcacaattttacaaaaaaacttCCATGAAGAACTCATGgatataaatataaacattTAAATAACTCTATAAGGATGGACAAGATCGTAATTTACGATAATCAAGATAAATAGTAAGTAATCAATAAATCTCTCACCTTTTAAATCTAAATTTAACAAAATAGTTGTCAAAATTCGTAAATATGTTGTCTTTACGACAATTGAAATGATGTTCGAAAAGGGATCAAAATCTGTTCATTATTTGTCTCTATGACAATTGAAATGATGTTCAAGCAATTGAAATAATGCGCAAGAAAAAACCCTATTTCATTTTTCCTCATCGAATATATCATATGTATGGCTTTTTAAGTACTTTACAAGTCGGAATTCTTGTTGATTTATTGAGGTAAAAAGCTTCATTTAATCTCGGGAAAGAAATCGATAAATCCGCTTcagttttgatccattttcaagTTTGGAGCTTTAAGATTAGAAGTCGAAGCGACCATTGTCTCTTTTATTAAGTCTTAAGACGACATGGAtatccaaacaatttttttggctctgtttgtttc from Rhodamnia argentea isolate NSW1041297 chromosome 2, ASM2092103v1, whole genome shotgun sequence encodes the following:
- the LOC115738537 gene encoding glucose-1-phosphate adenylyltransferase large subunit 1 isoform X1, giving the protein MPFLSLESFLIVKSERPVVSPPLFMDFPTVVMDSCFASLKVSARPVPGGGILDCRGFWGENTRVGLLNKQFGAQLCKSLRSETRIGRVKPGIAYSVFTSDIDKETTAFQAPVLETPRADPKSVASIILGGGAGTRLFPLTSRRAKPAVPIGGCYRLIDIPMSNCINSGIRKIFILTQFNSFSLNRHLSRAYNFDNGVSFGDGFMEVLAATQTPGEAGKRWFQGTADAVRQFIWVFEDAKNKNVEHILILSGDHLYRMNYMDFVQKHIDTNADITVSCIPMDDSRASDYGLMKIDRTGRIIQFAEKPKGNELKAMQVDTTLLGLSKQDAVNFPYIASMGVYVFKTDVLLKLLRWSYPSCNDFGSEIIPSAVTEHNVQAYLFNDYWEDIGTIKSFFDANLALTEQPPKFEFYDPQTPFYTSPRFLPPSKVDKCQIVDAIISHGCFLQECSIEHSIVGVRSRLDYGVEFKDTMMMGADYYQTEAEIASLLAQGKVPIGVGQNTKIRNCIIDKNARIGKNVVIHNTEGVEEADRPEEGFYIRSGITVILKNATIKDGTVV
- the LOC115738537 gene encoding glucose-1-phosphate adenylyltransferase large subunit 1 isoform X2; this encodes MDSCFASLKVSARPVPGGGILDCRGFWGENTRVGLLNKQFGAQLCKSLRSETRIGRVKPGIAYSVFTSDIDKETTAFQAPVLETPRADPKSVASIILGGGAGTRLFPLTSRRAKPAVPIGGCYRLIDIPMSNCINSGIRKIFILTQFNSFSLNRHLSRAYNFDNGVSFGDGFMEVLAATQTPGEAGKRWFQGTADAVRQFIWVFEDAKNKNVEHILILSGDHLYRMNYMDFVQKHIDTNADITVSCIPMDDSRASDYGLMKIDRTGRIIQFAEKPKGNELKAMQVDTTLLGLSKQDAVNFPYIASMGVYVFKTDVLLKLLRWSYPSCNDFGSEIIPSAVTEHNVQAYLFNDYWEDIGTIKSFFDANLALTEQPPKFEFYDPQTPFYTSPRFLPPSKVDKCQIVDAIISHGCFLQECSIEHSIVGVRSRLDYGVEFKDTMMMGADYYQTEAEIASLLAQGKVPIGVGQNTKIRNCIIDKNARIGKNVVIHNTEGVEEADRPEEGFYIRSGITVILKNATIKDGTVV